From Chaetodon trifascialis isolate fChaTrf1 chromosome 24, fChaTrf1.hap1, whole genome shotgun sequence:
GTATTGTTTCAGCTTGATAGCACAGTGTAAGCTCTCGCGGCAGTCACTTTGCAAAGGATGCAATGGAAGGCGAATAAAGTGCACCGCtgcgcacacacgcaggccCAAAAATGGACCGTGTGGTgagttttctctgtgtttccagaGATTACAGATCCGTCATGTGAGGTGTTTGTTGAGCTTTTTGTCACGACTTAGAAATGATGAGGCAGTTGCTAGGTTTTTGTTTGGTAGgactgcccccctccccccctcgtTATATTATAAATTGTGGTTTGTGTAGAGAGAGAAGTTAAGCGTATCAGCTGGAGAACATTACTCTGGGACGTATTTGAATCTCTGCTCTTCTGTCTGGTTAATATTAAAATCGGGAGACATTCCATTGCCTCTGACGTCGAACTGTTTTTGAGCTTGTATAGGAGAAAATGGCATGCTCTGTAATGAGCCACCCCCCATAATAAACAGCAGGGGAAGGGTAGAGGCAACAGGATGCTCATTGAGCGAAGTGCGTCATTTAGTGGCCAGCAGGCTGCCCTCAGCAGTGGGAGGTCCTGTCTGCAGATGAGAGAACGCACACAGCCGCACATCGCGCATATGCAGGAACACAAAGCAGGAGGTTTCAGGGTAGCAGTGAAGGCCAGCAGGGCCAACCACCCACACGGCCATAATAATGATGGAGGAATATGGGTGcgactgtacacacacacacacacacacacgcgcgcatcCACCAATGACAGGCCTTGCTGGTGAATTCTGGAGACTGGTTGCACTTATGGCTTGGAGTTCATCGTCTTCCCTGGGGGAGCGAGCTCTAAAGTCATCAGCCAGATTTCACCCACGCATCACCGCCCTTATAAGGACACATTTACCAGGACTGAATGCCACATTTTCCCAATACACTGTGATCAGCACGACCCTGAGGAGGCTGAAAGAGGCcagtggtgcagcagcagagagccgTGTGCCCCGACATGCCTGCTGCCACTCCTCACCCGAGCCGACGTCACGATGAGTCAGACTGACACTCTTGCATgatatgttatcatgtgtaaCCGGAATATAGATTATTACCCAACCGTTTCCTGTTCAGTGTGACGGGAGTGCATCTGTTGACTGGAAGTCATTTGACACGTAGAGATGGTGCCAACTGAGGCTAAACTCATTGACCAAATCTTAGGAAATTAGCGCTGCTTGTCACTTACTTGATTGAAATAGTCTGTTATTCAGTATTTGAGGTGAATTTATGTAATTGTAAGAATGAAAATGGTGTGAAGCACCTCGCTAAGACTCTCTGTATCCTGTTATGTGTCACCTATCTGTACCTTCAAGGCAGTGCACCTTGTGACAGAGCTTTGTTTTATTAAACACTGACTAATACTGGGTGTGTGCCTTTAGCACCAGGTTGTTGTTTAGCGAATGTCCTTTCATAAGCCAGATGTTTATTGCCTGCACTCCATTGAATGATTCATTGCTTATGATCTCCGCCATGAAACTGATAAAGCTGACTTCATCATAGACCTCCCTCAGCGACTTTGAagtcagtgtgactgtgatttAATCTGCATTAAACACTGCGCTAATCCACGACAGGGACACATTTGCGTGTGGTGTATGTGGATTATGACATAGTTTAATATGTAATTGTGACACAGGGCATCTCATATCCAGAAAACATGTCATGATGTAGCAGATTTTATATAAATTAAATGAATAGATAGTTTACATAAATGAATTACCACATGGAAAGGCccctctgtgctgtttgatgTGACTCTTGCATAGGCGTTAGAGAGGCTGGTGGGGTTCATGTCCCAAAACATGGACTTTAATGTTTGTCACTGTAGTTTGAACATGGTGGTTTATGTTGATAATTGTCTTTTTTGGGCTGCTTTATAGTCTTAAGCATCAGTGAGGTGGCTGTTATGTTTCTTGACCGCGGCGGTTTTCGCTACTAGTTCCTCTCCCCTGTGTTGAATGTCATTATATTCCATATAACAGACTGTGTTTGTAATAAACATCAGTGTGGGTCCAGCCCGACGAGGCTTTTGGCTTGGCTTTGCTGCATCTTAATCATGCTCAAGTGGTTTTCCGTGGTGGGTTAGGGAGGCCGTGAtgctctcctcccctctgtcctgGCTGTGGGGCTCATCCACAGGCACGCTGGACCGTCCAGCATGACTCTGACCCACATTCTCATCCCTGCTCCACATTCCCAAATCCAAACCCTcctccgctctcctcctctgagccgCCATATCGCCCTGAAGCTAAAAATGGATGCCTTTTGTACAATCCTCTGGTATAGATCTGACTGCATGATTTGGGCAGATTTGGTCATTGGTTATTGTACACATGGCCTTCCCTCATTTCTTGCGCTGTCATTTGACaaatctccctctgtctctccctccctccctccctcgcctcACCTCATCACCTGACTTGCGGCAGTGAGGCTTTCACTGTCGGTAGTGTGATAATCCAACAGCTGCACAGTGGAGAGGGGGTGGAtgtgggggggaggggggatgcGTACAGCAGAAAGGCTTACGTCAACTCAAACGagtcatgcagcagcagcatggccgCCTGCATAGACGGCCAACTGCCATTTTGCTATAGGTGAAGCCTGCTGCACGCACAGTTCAGTGTTGTAACAACACACAGAGCATCACCTCTCTCTTCAGTTCCACATTTTAATGCTGTCCAGTGGTGATAATTGACGTAAAATTGCTGTTAAAACAAAGAGGCACACCCCCACACACTGTAGTCTGCAGTGACAATGCTGTGCGACCACCCCCACATTTTGTGtctgtccccctcctcccacTGTACTTTCTATAGGAGAGAGCCATAAAGCAAAGCACTCGCAGGCTGATTCCTGCATGTGTTCAATCAGTGTGTCACTGTTAATCATTGTCAAGTTGCTATTGGGTGCAAGCGGGGAGTTAACGCTGCAGCCAGCTGTGACCTTTTTATCAAGACGTGATACCAGACGCAGGTTACGTGCACTAAAGGCCATTTCCAGCGGAGACTGAACGCTGTCTTAAAGCTACATCTGGCTGTTGATTTAGCTTTTGTAAAACTGTGGATAAGCCCGCTGATTTCCCTGTTGCAGTCTACTATCTGCCCACAGGGGCTGATGTGATCATCACGTCTGTTTTTTTAGGTtgcatttgatttttaaaaccACCCATTTCCTGCTGAGTTACTACTCTTCCATCAAGTGATCATGCACACAGTATATATGATATTTACTGTGTTTGTAGGTGAACAGTCAGGGCAGGATTCTTGAGCTCCGTTCGGGGTAATGGCAGCCTGACACTGATGTATATCTGTGGGGGATTTGCCATCGATCTTAtgtatatttagtttttttttgcaAGGGATTACCGATAATGACTACTGTACACATCCACTCACAATGAGACTCACTCATGCATCATTAATCCTTAAACAATGGAATCATTTGCCTGCAGACGCACGACTCCTGCTGCGTTGTTATATAGCTGAGTCCTTGACGCACAGTCAGTAAGGCCTGGCCATGCTGAAATGAAACCGCACCAGGGCGTCGCCACATAGCTTGACACTTGCTGTGACTTCAAGTATGGAAGTGAATTGATTTGGGGCTGAAATGAAGTGTCAGTCAAGGCCGGAGGATGATTAGAAGCAGATACCCACACAGTGATTATTGTGTTTCACCGTGGTGATTTTCCAATGGACCGATGAACGCCCACTTGTCTTTTTATACCTATGTaacatctgtgtgcatgtgtgtccaggatgaagaggaggaaattaaACTTGAGATCAATATGCTGAAGAAGTATTCCCACCACCGAAACATAGCCACCTACTATGGTGCTTTCATTAAAAAGAGCCCCCCGGGACACGACGACCAGCTATGGGTAAGTCCTCAAATCCTTTCAAGAAATTAAGGTTGAGCAAGGAAGGAAATAATGTAGCTGCCAGGTTTACTTCTGTTTTCAGTTATATTCACATTTTCTACCTGTTTTTGTGTAGTTGGTGATGGAGTTCTGTGGAGCTGGTTCCATCACAGACCTGGTGAAGAACACCAAGGGGAACCAGCTGAAGGAAGACTGGATCGCCTACATCTCCAGAGAGATCCTCAGGGTgagctccttctcctctcctctcctctcctctcctctcctctcctctcctctcctctcctctcctctcctctcctctcccacagtCACTcatgtcccctctctctctgtctccccctcagGGTCTTGCCCACCTACACGCCCACCACGTCATTCACCGTGACATCAAGGGCCAGAACGTCCTGTTGACTGAGAATGCCGAAGTCAAACTCGGTGAGTGGAGAAGCATGTTCTTCCACATGTTCGCTGACGTCCAGACTGAAAGTGACCGTGATGAAATCCCCTAGTCTCATATTTAATTTCGAGTTTGGCACCTTGATGACTGTGATTACTCTCTCTAGTTGACTTTGGCGTGAGCGCTCAGCTGGACCGGACTGTGGGGAGGAGAAACACCTTCATCGGGACCCCTTATTGGATGGCCCCTGAGGTCATTGCTTGTGACGAGAACCCAGACGCCACATACGATTACAGAGTAAGAGCCTCCACAGAAGTCTCAAGCTCTGAAAACCTGCCAGTGTGTAATTGTGTGAAACAGGTGCTTTCTACCTGTGGGCACCTGGATTTGTCTGAGCTTGTGTGCTTGGTGTGGTTTTGGCTAACGGGCCTCGTCTTTTCTTGCAGAGTGATTTGTGGTCTTGTGGTATCACAGCTATTGAAATGGCTGAAGGAGCACCACGTGAGTACCAGTTTTTCTTGATATTTCTGTGCCAGTTCGGCCTCTTGAATTCTCATTGATCTGCATGTGTGCGTCTTCTTCCAGCGCTTTGTGACATGCACCCAATGCGTGCGCTCTTCCTCATTCCAAGAAACCCTCCTCCCAGGCTCAAGTCTAAAAAATGGTGAGTACCACCCACAAAGATGAGCATTGCTATCCTTTCCAGTCCTCTTCTCACCCAAATAAATCCTCACTCAGGAGctttttgtgcaatattttctgTATAGATTTCCTACTTGGCCTCTTGATGTGCACTCCTGTGCATTTTGATTTTATCTCTGACATCAGACCCGGCAGCTACAGAGGCTTGAATCAGAGCTTGGcttttcctctgtgctttgCTGCTGAGCTGAACATCTGTGGTACACCTGCTCTGGCAGGCTCAGTCTCCTCTggcacacactgctgcattgcTGTGGACacgctgcagaaaaaaaacccctccaGCATCTGACTTGTCAGCTGGCTGTAGAGCTGAGATGACTTGGGTCCCGTTTTAACAGACGGTGTAGTGTGAATAGGCTTTATTATGGATACTGGCTTTCGTTAAATAATAGATAGTTTTGCTGTTAGATCGTTTCATTTTTGATTCATTCACTTGAAAGCTTAAAGGCAGCAGGTGCAGTGATGATGCTAATTTCATTGTACTGTGCCTCATATTTCAGAGTTTTCATGGTATATATGTGATGAAGGGCTCAATGCTGCCTGTCCACACGTGTAAACCTCAATTAACACAGAGAAACCAGAGGCTGTTATGCTGTGGAGCATTTCAGAGACATGAAGGGAGGCAGTGTTAAGACTGATGGCTAATCTGGAATCAGAGCTTGTTTGCACAAACGTCCGTTTTACTCAGGATCCTTGGACGTGCTCTGTCCGTTTGTGGCTGAAATATTTGTCTGGCACTCGCTGTCTCTTTTTATCTGTCACACACCCTGTCGTGCATTGTTTCTCCCCGTTGACTTCAATCCCCACAGGTCCAAAAAGTTCTTCAGTTTCATCGAGAGCTGTCTGGTAAAGAACTACACGCAGCGCCCCCcgacagagcagctgctgaagcaCCCCTTCATCCGAGACCAGCCCAACGAGAGGCAGGTCCGCATTCAGCTCAAAGACCACATCGACCGCaccaagaagaagagaggagagaagggtgCGTCTGgctctgcttgtgtgtcttCACTCGCCAGCTGGTTGCTTtgcttctcttttctgttttattgtcagAACAAAAGTTCTGATTCCAACATTTTGTCTTGTGCAGATGAGACGGAGTATGAATACAGtggcagtgaagaggaggaggaggatcctccagagcaggagggagagccCAGGTATGGTCTAATAGTGACAAATCAGGTGTACCTGCTTATTGGATGGCAGCCCAGTGGCTTTCTAATCTGACTGCAATGTCCTCTTTCTTCCTGCCGTCCAGCTCCATTGTCAATGTGCCAGGTGAGTCAACTCTGCGCCGCGACTTCATCCggctgcagcaggagaacaAGGAGCGATCAGAGGCGCTGCGTcgccagcagctcctccaggagcagcagctccgGGAGCAGGAGGAGTACAAGCGCCAACTACTGGCCGAGAGGCAGAAACGCATTgagcagcagaaggagcagaggaggcggCTGGAGGAGGTACAGGAGATGGGACTTATCAAACTGCTGCAAATCGTGTTTTTTGTCAAGAAAACTTTTgacatttcctcctttctttcccccACAGCAACAGCGACGCGAACGGGAGATGAGGAGGCAACAGGAGCGCGAGCAGCGCCGGCGTGAGCAAGAGGAGAAGAGGCGCATCGAAGAGATGGATCGTCGAcgcaaagaagaggaggaacgCCGGAGGGCCGAGGACGAGAAGAGAAGGAACGATCGCGAACAGGTCGGCTTGAAAACTACGATCCGTAAACTGAATAAGCACAAAGCTCTGCAGTTACTGTACGCACTGTTTGAGTGAGGCTCGGCTTAGTGttgctttgattgacaggagTACATCAGGCgccagctggaggaggagcagagacatCTGGAGATGCTGCAGGAGCAGCTCCTCCGTGAACAGGCCATGCTGCTGGTCagtcacacacctgcacacacatgctgtatcCATAACACTCTGCCGTAGCTGCCTGCTGTAGTTATAGTTGTCAGGTTGATTGATCCCTGATGTCATCTTTAAGGACTGGTATCAGGTGTGTATAGtttgcataaaaataaaatgaagttaCTGGAgtgtaaaatgtgtgaatgtgtaagGAATGCATTTAAAAGATGGCACTGATTTTTAGTCAGCCTAAGTTTATCAGGCAGACGGGGGCTGCCGGCTCTCCCGTCTCTTCTCACCACCTTGAATCAACCCCACGCTCTGCAATAGGAGTTCAAGTGGCGGGAGCTTGAGGAGCAGCGCAAGGCTGAGCGACTCCATAAGCgcctgcagcaggagcaggcCTACCTGCTGTCGCTGCAGCACGAATCCAAACAGCAGCCCGGCGACAAGAACAAACCCCCTTCAGACTTCAGCAAACCTCCACAGACCTCCACCCTGCCCCCTGACAGAGTCCTCCTCACCACCATCCCTCAAGCTCAGGTCCTTGACAGCGCGGTGTCTGTAGCAAGAGGCCCTTATGAGTCCTCCAGAGCACTTCAGACGGTCCCCTCGGATAGCGCTAAATCCCCGGCAGCGGTGCCAGAGAAGTCTGACTCTGATGAGACCTGTCCCAGCCCGCTCTCAGACtcccccagccccagccccccTCAGACTGAAAGCCCCACTGACTCTGAACCTCCTCAGGCAGAGAGCTCAGAGCCGGTCAGTCATCCTCCTCAGCCTATCAGAGAGGTGAACCTCCTCCTCGGCTCCGCCTGCCCCGCTGCCTGCTCTTTCTGGCTTCTTCTTGCTTGTCTTCACACACCCTCAGTGACCGTGATGATAGAGGTGGTGCGAGCAGCAAATACTGGTTTTCCTTTTAGCCCAAATACTTAAAATTTGGCGTTCTGTTCCTGATGGTTTCATTCCAAAGCCATAACTAATTTGTAATAACACAGAGCCTCTCAGCCAGACCCTTTGAGTGAAACAAGCGGGGGGTACATTGGAGAATGGAAACCCACAGGCTCCGACCACCATCGACAAGCCTTTTTATGTCCTGAATAAAACCGAGCTGTTCTCCTCCGCTCTCTCTTGGCACTCGCTTTCACTTGCAATGCTGCAAGTCTCCTTGACTACTAAAACCAGTAGGAAATGTTATCGTCACTTGAAGCAGGCTGagcaagacaaagagaaaaaattCATTTGTAAGTTCGggagaaagtggaaaaataagCAGCATTACACCTTTTTAGCCTTTTTGTTTCCCCATAGACATAAAGATGATTCATTTCTTACCTACATGAGAATCTCTTGCTCTTATAGTCTCCTCAGAACAACACAGAGCCACAGGTGTTGGGAGTTTCTCTTGATCTTGGATGGCCTCCCTGTGATGATGTTCTTCAATATGGCTGCTCTGACTCTCAATGTGTGTGGATTGGGCCATTGCATGTGGATGGCTGAGGCCCAGACTAACCTGTAGGGCGCCGAGGCGATGCCGTCAACAGAGCTGCTCCGTGTCATTAACAATGATCTTTCCCACAGTTATTACTCGGATGTGTTTTCAGGGACGTCTCCACCTCTGTCTGCATATGTCCGTGTGTCTGTCGGCTGCCTCGAATGGGCTTCAAGCATGTTTAATGTCATTGTCCTCAGATGTCTTTACTGTTAGTGGTTGTCAATATTACAAATGTGCTAAAAGGACAGTAATTTTAGGAAAACCAAGCAGATGGGAGCCACATTaagcagaaaagaaagcagCTAGCTTCCATCACTGTTCGTGGTTCCCTTCTgcttgatttttgttttatctcaGTCAGAGAAATGTGTCCCCTGACCCTCATTCCATCTCCTGTGCGATTCCCTCATCGCAGGCCGACGAGCGGTACCGTAAGAACATTCAGGGCTCCCCTCAGACTGCCCCCCCTCCCAAGCAGCCCCCTCTGCCTCCCCGCTCCTCTGAGCCGTTCTCCAATGGTGGCTCCGCCTCCGAGGCCTCCGCCATGCACCGGCCCATGGAGCCTCAGGTAactcctccctctttttttcctcttttctcctgtcGGTCTCGTCCCCCCCTCGCTGCTGGGTTTGTGTACTTGCACAGCTGTTGAACCTGAGTTTTAGCCCTAGAAGCTAATGCAATGAAGCTGTTTACAGCAAGGTCTGTTAATTattgaactgtccctttaagatgCTCCGTTTGTTGAGCGTTTTTTGGCTGTAAGCTCGTACAGGAAGCCGGCCGTTGCAAGTGATTCAGCCAGTAGCCTCAGTAGTAAAAAGGGATAGATCTGGCAAGTTGATATTACAGAGAAGGAGGTCTGGACATAATCCAAGATTGGAGAGGAGGCTGTAAAGTAGTTCACTCACCAACCCCACCCTGCTCCTGTCCTTTTCTCCTGACGTTACTCTAAGATCTTTGCTTATAAAACAACACCTCCTTCTTGTATTACCTGGGACAAATCTGTCAATCTGTAAATGTCACTAATACAATTAactacagtgttttttttctgaaatacaTCTCACAGCAGTGATAGTTTGCATCAGCCTCGAGTGAAACGCTCCATCGTGTCGTCTTGTGCTTTGTCTGCTCGTATGCATGTGTACAAATCTAAGCACATGTATGTGAAACGCCACACACATCTTCCCTCATGTCTCACCGTGTTGTCTGCTTGTttcacctccctcccctcctcctcctcctcctcctcctcttcctcttcctcctcttgttcttccccctcctccctcactccctaAAAGGTCCAGTGGTCCCACCTGGCtgctttaaaaagcagcaacagtgccgccccctctcctcctcctccgcccgTGGTCTCTCGCTCCCAGTCCTTCAGCGAGCCCGGCGGCGTGACCTCTAGCTTTGCACAACTCCACCTGCGTTCCCAGGacccccaccaccatcaccaccaccaccaccaccaccacccatcGCCCGCACGCACTGACCCACAGCCCCAACCTCCCCTCCACCACCCTCCGGCCCACACTAGGGCTGAACACCAGGCCAGCAGCGAGGAGGTACCTCCCAAGGTAAGGAGCTGGTGAGGGCCCCCTCCCCTATCCCCACCCTAACCTTGACTCTCCctcattcacttcctgtcacgCCGGTCACTTCGCTTCATCCACagcctgtctgtttgtgtctgccgTGCTGTGTTCAGTCTCACTTCTTGaacatgctgcagctgtgttggGTTtatctaacacacactcacacagactcacacacaccaaaatgaggacattttgaaTCTGTTTCCTCAGGTCCCAGTGAGGACAACATCCAGGTCTCCAGTGCTGTCGCGCCGAGAGTCCCCTCTGCCATCACAGCCCAGCAACCAGGGCGGACAGAGGAACGCTGGCGGGTAAGTAAAGAGGATTTCTTCCCCCGTTTGGATGAGTTGCACACATTTAAACTGGGTAATATGGGAACATCACTCCTGTTGCCAGTGACCACACAGGTTGGCTGGATTTGAAACAAAGTTGTTAAGACTGGAGACGGTAGCTTGGTAGAAGACAGctcatttatttaaattaaaGCACATAATGGCGAAtcctgagaaagagaaagacgaCAACAAAGTATATCCTGTTTTTTTGTGACAGCAATGTGGAGCAGCGCCCGCTGTGGGACCGCGTGGAGAAGCTGCAGCCTCGGCCAGGCAGCGGCAGCTCCTCGGCCTCCTCCAACTCCAGCTCCCAGGCCAGTCCTGGAGACCGCTTCAGGCCACGCTGTGAGTCCCTCGGTGCTGTACTCGGCTACATTTCACCCACTGCTTACTAGTCCATCGTCACACCATTCTTACATTACTATTCTGTGCAATCCTCTCACTCTCCAGTatgtgttctgctgttttttttacaggtAATTGCAGATCTTTTCAGAGCCAGCTCTCTTTGTTTCCCCCTCACTGATGCTACTTTCTTTTGTTCCCTCAAAGCTTCCTCCAAATCTGAAGGGTCGCCTCTCCAGCGGCCTGAAAATGTTCccaaaaaacaagatgaaaagaaCCTCGCCAGACCTACTCGACCAGCTGTGAGTCCACTGTCACTAAAGTGCTGGTCAAACTTGTTTGATGCTGAATGGGTGaaaactgttttcttctttccattttctctattttctacCACTCTAATTATTCAACCACCTGGTGTGTGAAACTTCTCATGAATCCAATGGTTCGTGATTGTTGGGGAACCTCTTAGGGTGATGCGGTAAGCCTATTAAATGAGATTACATAATCACACCTATGCTATGCTTGCACCATTGCCCCGCCTGTTGCATTATACGATAATGGTTTGCGATAAAAGAGCCGTTTCTCCCTTGTGAGGATTAATTCAGTAGTCCTTTTCAGTTCTGTCTTTGGTTGCTGTCCTTTCTGCCTGTGATGTGATCGCCTCCTACTGGCATCTTTCCTCGCGTCTGCTCAGTTCTTTCTCACTTTACTGCTCGTCATCGGCGGCGCTAGAAGGGTTAACCCTTTGCAGCAGCTTCCAGAGCCTGGATGTGAATGCGAGCACATTTGAATGCAACCACACGCCTCCTGTTTCCTTGTACATGTCAGAATTGCTCCTAATCTCACCTGGCTTTGTTGTTGGATAAAATGTGGCCCATTAGCTTTGTCGAGCACGTCAGGGAAGAGTTCCCTCCTCCCTTTGTTGCTCATCACTGACCTTACAAGACTCCATTATTAAGAGTCTGCAAAGGGGAACAAGCTGAAGGCAACGTGGTTACAAGACATGGACTCTGGAGGGTACTGCTCTAATCTAGGAATTAGAAAAACAATTCAACTATTATCTGATTTTTCAAACAGTGCACCACTTCGGGCCTGTGTCCACCACAGCGTCCTCCTGCAGCcagagcatttttaaaaattgtttGCAAAGTGAGTGTCACATCAGTCATGTGCAGGAGCtgacagcagtggaggagaaaTGAATACAGGCTGGTCTGAGTATCCATGTCTGTCAAAGACAGTATTGCAGGAGTATCAGTGTGAAAAATAACACTTTGATGGACACAACCCCAAACTGGGATCTTAGCCCAGGTCTAACAGGGTTTCAAACTGGCAGATCTGAGGCTGTAGGTCAGTTTCTATGATGTGAGGAGGGATGACTTGAAGGCTCATTTCGGGTTGTCTCGTAAATGAGAGCCTGTTATGCAGTGATACCCTCAAGATGAGTTCATTTCTTGGAGAATTAAAGTGTATTTAAGCGTGGAACACGCCATTGAGATTAGTAGCTTTTTGATTTGCATAAACTAATAAGACAACATGCTAGACAGCCTGATTTTGCCAAAATATCAGACTTCAGTCTTTCTAACTCTTCCTCACTGTTCCTCTTAGGACCTGACGGCTCTGGCCAAGGAGCTCCGCGCCGTAGACGACGTGAGGCCTCACCACAAGGTCACCGACTACTCCTCGTCAAGCGAGGAGTCTGGCACCACCGAcgaggaagatgatgaggagGTGGACCAGGAGGCGGGTGAGGAGTCCACCTCTGGAGCTGAGGACTCCAGGGCCGGGTAGGTGGATCTGTGGTGGTGTAGTTTCAGCATTGTTGGCCTTTCAGTGACTTCTCATCTATTTCACATGTGAATTTAAAACACGATAAGATACTATGCATTGTCAGACCCGTCAGTGTCGCATGGCTTTTCTGCATGACTGTTAACACTGGTCTGGTTACGGATGTCAGATATCCCCATGGCTTCTGCAGGAGGCTGAGCAACGGGGAGACGGAGTCTGCAAAGACCATGCTGGTGGAGGACTCGGAGAGCGAGCAGGGCACTACGCCCTCCAAGGACGGCACGCTGGTCATCAGACAGgtaagaggaggaggcgggaaTTGGACTTAACATCAAATTCTTGTTTAGTTCAAGGCATATATCTAGTTGATAGAGGTGTCATTTGTCTATGTTGTTCATCCACCCATTCTCCACCATTTCTTCTGCCTTCCTTCCTGTTCCGAGCCTTTTTTATGTTATTGTTGTCATGAAAGACTTGCTGCTATTAGATGATCTAATACGTCACATAGATGTAGATGATATTTAGCGCGACATGCAAAGCAGTGACGGTCTCCAAACGTGAGTTTAAAGAATATCTTACGTATGATGTCGGGATAAGCTCACTGGCAGCCAAACATacatctcctccctctctccacctgcTTGCTCGAGCCCAAGTATGCCTGTTCTTGCTTCCAGAGCACGGTTGACATAAAGCAGTTGGTCaatctctcatcctcctcttcctcggctGGCCCTGGCCACGCCCACGGCCAGCCCCAACCCCCCAGCCACAGCCTCCCAGAGAAAAACGGCTTTGCCGGCCGCATACACCACCTCCCAGACCTTATCCAGCAGAGCCATCACTCCCCTTCCTCTTCCACGACCATCCCttccgcctcctccacctcctcctcctcttcctccttcccctcatCATCTAGCCATGCCAGTCCTGCCATGTCCCCACAGAACCCCCTGGACAAGTTCACTGCC
This genomic window contains:
- the LOC139351976 gene encoding mitogen-activated protein kinase kinase kinase kinase 4-like isoform X2 is translated as MANDSPAKSLVDIDLASLRDPAGIFELVEVVGNGTYGQVYKGRHVKTGQLAAIKVMDVTEDEEEEIKLEINMLKKYSHHRNIATYYGAFIKKSPPGHDDQLWLVMEFCGAGSITDLVKNTKGNQLKEDWIAYISREILRGLAHLHAHHVIHRDIKGQNVLLTENAEVKLVDFGVSAQLDRTVGRRNTFIGTPYWMAPEVIACDENPDATYDYRSDLWSCGITAIEMAEGAPPLCDMHPMRALFLIPRNPPPRLKSKKWSKKFFSFIESCLVKNYTQRPPTEQLLKHPFIRDQPNERQVRIQLKDHIDRTKKKRGEKDETEYEYSGSEEEEEDPPEQEGEPSSIVNVPGESTLRRDFIRLQQENKERSEALRRQQLLQEQQLREQEEYKRQLLAERQKRIEQQKEQRRRLEEQQRREREMRRQQEREQRRREQEEKRRIEEMDRRRKEEEERRRAEDEKRRNDREQEYIRRQLEEEQRHLEMLQEQLLREQAMLLEFKWRELEEQRKAERLHKRLQQEQAYLLSLQHESKQQPGDKNKPPSDFSKPPQTSTLPPDRVLLTTIPQAQVLDSAVSVARGPYESSRALQTVPSDSAKSPAAVPEKSDSDETCPSPLSDSPSPSPPQTESPTDSEPPQAESSEPVSHPPQPIREADERYRKNIQGSPQTAPPPKQPPLPPRSSEPFSNGGSASEASAMHRPMEPQVQWSHLAALKSSNSAAPSPPPPPVVSRSQSFSEPGGVTSSFAQLHLRSQDPHHHHHHHHHHHPSPARTDPQPQPPLHHPPAHTRAEHQASSEEVPPKVPVRTTSRSPVLSRRESPLPSQPSNQGGQRNAGGNVEQRPLWDRVEKLQPRPGSGSSSASSNSSSQASPGDRFRPRSSSKSEGSPLQRPENVPKKQDEKNLARPTRPADLTALAKELRAVDDVRPHHKVTDYSSSSEESGTTDEEDDEEVDQEAGEESTSGAEDSRAGRLSNGETESAKTMLVEDSESEQGTTPSKDGTLVIRQSTVDIKQLVNLSSSSSSAGPGHAHGQPQPPSHSLPEKNGFAGRIHHLPDLIQQSHHSPSSSTTIPSASSTSSSSSSFPSSSSHASPAMSPQNPLDKFTAIESQSESNSMSKHKSSSSFTPFIDPRLLQISPSSGSSLNNMAGFGQDGRLADPLRSDPSRKGSVVNVNPVNTRPPSDTPEIRKYKKRFNSEILCAALWGVNLLVGTESGLMLLDRSGQGKVYPLINRRRIQQMDVLEGLNVLVTISGKKNKLRVYYLSWLRNKILHNDPEVEKKQGWVNVGDLEGCVHYKVVKYERIKFLVLALKNAVEVYAWAPKPYHKFMAFKSFGDLVHKPLLVDLTVEEGQRLKVIYGSCSGFHAVDVDSGAVYDIYLPTHIQTSIQCHAIIILPNTDGIELLVCYEDEGVYVNTYGRITKDVVLQWGEMPTSVAYIRSNQIMGWGEKAIEIRSVETGHLDGVFMHKRAQRLKFLCERNDKVFFASVRPGGASQVYFMTLGRTSLMSW